From Pseudoalteromonas sp. Scap06:
AGCATTCACTTTACACTGTGAACTCGTTGAACATTGCTTATCTGCTATGAGGCTGTTTAGCTTAGCTTTTGCTGTTTTAATATCATCAAGCGACACTTCTTTTGCTGCATCAGCAGGTAATGGCTGTGCTATTTTATTTTGCTTATTCGCTTGTGGTAATTTTTGTTGCGGTATCGGCGTAGACGTATTTTCTACCGCATTGGTTTTAGTTTGCTCAGTTTTATTTGAGGTTGTTTCTAAGCACGCCGTTAAGCAAAGCGGTAGCAGTAGAGCGAGTAATGGAGTACGCATAATCGTTCCTGATAGTGATGAATTATTCATCACTATCATACACTGTGCATTCATTACAGCAATAAAAACTCTACTATCAACATATTAAAGAGGTGATAAGGAGAGTTTTTAAGTTAACCCGCCTTGCGTTAATTTAGCTGGATTGAGTAATGCCTCTAATTCTGATCGAGATAGGTCGGTTTCTTGCTCAGCGATATCAATAATTGGCTGTGCTTGCTGATAAGCTTGCTTAGCAATTTTTGCTGCTTTTTCGTAGCCAATAACAGGGTTTAGCGCAGTCACTAAAATCGGGTTTTTAGTTAATGCTTTATCTATCTGAGTTTGATTAACTTTAAAGCTAGCAATGGCTTTATCTGCCAACACTTGCGCGCTATTAGCGAGTATCTCGGTACTTTGCAAAATATTGTAAGCGATTACCGGCAGCATTACGTTAAGCTCAAAGTTGCCAGCTTGGCCTGCAACCGTAATAGTTGCGTCGTTACCAATGACTTGGGCGCTAACCATTGCAGCGGCTTCTGGGATCACCGGATTCACTTTACCAGGCATAATTGATGAGCCAGGCTGTAATGCTTCAAGTTCAATTTCTGAAAGTCCCGCAAGTGGGCCTGAGTTCATCCAACGTAAATCGTTGGCTATTTTCATTTGTGCAACTGCATAGACTTTTAGCTGTCCTGATAAAGCGACAATCGCATCTTGCGATCCAATATTATAAAAAAAGTTATCGCTAGGGGTAAATTGAATCCCTACCTTTTCAGTTAGCTGTGTGGCAAATAGAGCGGCAAATTGTGGGTCGGCATTAATACCTGTACCTACTGCTGTGCCACCTTGCGCTAGCTCACAGACACGTATTAGTGCATGCTCAATACTGCTAGCTGCATGCTTAACCTGCGATTGCCATGCGCTGAGTGTTTGCTCAAAAGTTATTGGCATTGCATCCATTAAATGAGTGCGCCCAGTTTTAACTATGTGACCGATGTCTGCTTTTTTTTGCTCTAAGGCGTCTGCTAAATTTGCTAGTGCTGGCAGTAATTTTTTATCAACGCTGATCGCACTACTCAAAGCAATCGCAGTGGGAATAACGTCATTAGAGCTTTGCCCCATATTCACATCGTCATTTGGGTGAATAGCTTGGTTAGCTTGTTTTGAGGCTAAGCTCGCAATGACCTCATTAGCATTCATATTTGAGCTAGTACCTGAGCCAGTTTGAAAAATATCAACGGGGAAATGCTCATAATGCTTACCATCAATAATTT
This genomic window contains:
- a CDS encoding lyase family protein, with translation MSNFRTESDSMGTLNVPADALYKAQTQRAINNFTISSLTMPQQFIIALAYIKQAAAIANFKLGHLDKTKANAIDHACQEIIDGKHYEHFPVDIFQTGSGTSSNMNANEVIASLASKQANQAIHPNDDVNMGQSSNDVIPTAIALSSAISVDKKLLPALANLADALEQKKADIGHIVKTGRTHLMDAMPITFEQTLSAWQSQVKHAASSIEHALIRVCELAQGGTAVGTGINADPQFAALFATQLTEKVGIQFTPSDNFFYNIGSQDAIVALSGQLKVYAVAQMKIANDLRWMNSGPLAGLSEIELEALQPGSSIMPGKVNPVIPEAAAMVSAQVIGNDATITVAGQAGNFELNVMLPVIAYNILQSTEILANSAQVLADKAIASFKVNQTQIDKALTKNPILVTALNPVIGYEKAAKIAKQAYQQAQPIIDIAEQETDLSRSELEALLNPAKLTQGGLT